In the genome of bacterium, one region contains:
- a CDS encoding FAD binding domain-containing protein, which produces MKIAMWVNGVHRDLEVPPLKRLLDVLREDLGLVGAKEGCGEGECGACAVILDGRLVNSCLLPAYRAHGRVVRTVEGLGTQERPDPVQAAFVAEGAVQCGYCIPGLVMASRALLDDEARPSRPRIREALAGNLCRCTGYERVVRAVELAARTPRRACGDEPAAGPWSPPQASPGDDVAVHLPTTLREACGLLARGGVTVVGGATDLGVLLHEEIVSPAALLDLSRVDEVNGVRREGGALVIGAATPYVDLLRDPDVARDLPCLREAVRTVGAPAIQSLGTLGGNLVNGSPGADAVPPLLALGARVRLVSTAGVREVAADAFFTGYRATVRRADELVAAVVVPVPVAGTCQSFRKAGTRRAQAIAKVNLAACARVEDGALREVRLAAGSVGPTVVLLREAMAILEGGRVADLERLAREAAAAARDEVTPIDDVRSTEGYRREVTGNLVARFVTSLSS; this is translated from the coding sequence ATGAAGATCGCGATGTGGGTCAACGGCGTGCATCGCGACCTCGAGGTCCCGCCGCTCAAGCGCCTGCTGGACGTGCTGCGCGAGGACCTGGGCCTGGTCGGCGCCAAGGAGGGCTGCGGGGAGGGGGAGTGCGGCGCCTGCGCCGTGATCCTCGACGGCCGGCTGGTCAACAGCTGCCTGCTGCCCGCCTACCGCGCCCACGGCCGGGTCGTGCGCACGGTCGAGGGGCTGGGCACGCAGGAGCGCCCCGACCCGGTGCAGGCCGCGTTCGTCGCCGAGGGCGCCGTGCAGTGCGGCTACTGCATCCCCGGGCTGGTGATGGCCTCGCGCGCGCTGCTGGACGATGAAGCCCGGCCGTCGCGCCCGCGCATTCGCGAGGCGCTGGCCGGCAACCTCTGCCGCTGCACCGGCTACGAGCGGGTGGTGCGCGCCGTCGAACTGGCCGCGCGGACGCCGCGGCGCGCCTGCGGGGACGAGCCCGCGGCCGGTCCCTGGTCGCCGCCGCAGGCTTCGCCCGGCGACGACGTGGCCGTGCACCTGCCGACGACGCTGCGCGAGGCGTGCGGACTGCTGGCGCGCGGCGGCGTCACCGTCGTGGGCGGCGCCACCGACCTGGGCGTGCTGCTGCACGAGGAGATCGTCTCGCCCGCGGCCCTGCTCGACCTGAGCCGCGTGGACGAGGTGAACGGCGTGCGCCGCGAGGGCGGCGCCCTGGTGATCGGCGCCGCGACACCCTACGTCGACCTGCTGCGCGACCCCGACGTCGCGCGCGACCTGCCCTGCCTGCGCGAGGCGGTGCGCACCGTGGGCGCGCCCGCCATCCAGAGCCTCGGCACCCTGGGCGGCAACCTCGTGAACGGCTCGCCCGGCGCCGACGCCGTGCCGCCGCTGTTGGCGCTGGGCGCGCGCGTGCGGCTGGTCTCGACCGCGGGCGTGCGCGAGGTCGCGGCCGACGCCTTCTTCACCGGCTACCGCGCGACCGTGCGCCGCGCCGACGAGCTGGTGGCCGCGGTCGTGGTGCCGGTCCCCGTCGCGGGCACTTGCCAGTCGTTCCGCAAGGCGGGCACGCGCCGGGCCCAGGCCATCGCCAAGGTGAACCTGGCCGCCTGCGCGCGGGTCGAGGACGGCGCGCTGCGCGAGGTGCGGCTGGCGGCCGGCAGCGTGGGGCCGACGGTCGTCCTGCTCCGCGAGGCGATGGCGATCCTGGAGGGCGGGCGGGTCGCCGACCTCGAACGCCTGGCCAGGGAGGCGGCCGCCGCGGCGCGGGACGAGGTGACGCCGATCGACGACGTGCGGTCGACGGAAGGGTACCGGCGCGAGGTGACCGGGAACCTGGTGGCGCGGTTCGTGACGTCGCTATCGAGCTGA
- a CDS encoding FAD-binding domain-containing protein, protein MRPLVWFRSDLRTTDNSALHTACAAAEGPVAALFLVCADQWREHDWGRPRVDFLQRSVARLGADLAALDIPLLVRAAGSFGAAPAAVVAAARGAGCDAVFCNAEPEWNELQRDLAAAQACADAGLAWHLHDDQTVLPPTSLATRQGGTYTVYTPYWNNWRLSLLRAGVPEPAPAPSRRPSRAVEPEPGPSDWGAFDGSAVPPSRWPAGERTARRRLDEFVSGPINLYHERRNQAELAGGTSELSPYLAVGAVSARQCLSAVLSRNGGLLDTLGMGPAVWVKELVWREFYRHVMTGYPRVARGRAFKIGTERLAWRCDDDELAAWQQGRTGYPYVDAGLRQLAAEGWMHNRLRMITAMFLTKHLLHDWREGEQWFARSLVDVDLASNNGGWQWCASTGTDASPYFRVFNPATQGRRHDPDGAYVRRWVPELAALGAREIHDPSPAARRRCGYPDPIVDHAVARHRVMAAFRGLK, encoded by the coding sequence ATGCGACCCCTGGTCTGGTTCCGCAGCGACCTGCGGACCACCGACAATTCCGCCCTGCACACCGCCTGCGCCGCCGCCGAAGGGCCCGTCGCCGCCCTGTTCCTGGTCTGCGCCGACCAGTGGCGCGAGCACGACTGGGGCCGGCCGCGCGTGGACTTCCTGCAGCGGTCGGTGGCGCGGCTGGGCGCGGACCTGGCGGCGCTGGACATCCCGCTGCTGGTGCGCGCGGCGGGAAGCTTCGGCGCGGCGCCCGCGGCCGTGGTCGCCGCCGCGCGGGGCGCGGGCTGCGACGCGGTCTTCTGCAACGCGGAGCCCGAGTGGAACGAGCTGCAGCGCGACCTCGCCGCCGCGCAGGCCTGCGCCGACGCCGGCCTGGCCTGGCACCTCCACGACGACCAGACCGTGCTGCCGCCGACGTCGCTCGCCACCCGCCAGGGCGGGACCTACACGGTGTACACGCCCTACTGGAACAACTGGCGCCTCAGCCTGCTGCGCGCCGGCGTGCCCGAGCCGGCGCCGGCCCCGTCCCGACGCCCGTCGCGCGCGGTGGAGCCCGAGCCGGGCCCGTCGGACTGGGGCGCCTTCGACGGATCCGCCGTGCCGCCGTCGCGCTGGCCCGCCGGGGAGCGCACGGCCCGGCGCCGGCTGGACGAGTTCGTGTCCGGGCCGATCAACCTCTACCACGAGCGGCGCAACCAGGCCGAACTCGCCGGAGGCACCAGCGAGCTGTCGCCGTACCTGGCCGTCGGCGCGGTCTCGGCGCGGCAGTGCCTGTCCGCGGTCCTGAGTCGCAACGGCGGCCTCCTGGACACGCTCGGGATGGGACCGGCGGTCTGGGTGAAGGAACTGGTCTGGCGCGAGTTCTACCGGCACGTGATGACGGGTTACCCGCGGGTGGCCCGCGGGCGCGCGTTCAAGATCGGGACCGAGCGGCTGGCGTGGCGCTGCGACGACGACGAGCTGGCGGCCTGGCAGCAGGGGCGCACCGGGTACCCCTACGTCGACGCGGGCCTGCGGCAGCTCGCGGCCGAAGGCTGGATGCACAACCGCCTGCGCATGATCACGGCGATGTTCCTGACCAAGCACCTGCTGCACGATTGGCGCGAGGGCGAGCAGTGGTTCGCGCGGTCGCTGGTCGACGTCGACCTGGCCAGCAACAACGGCGGCTGGCAGTGGTGCGCCTCGACGGGCACCGACGCCTCGCCGTATTTCCGCGTCTTCAACCCCGCGACCCAGGGGCGCCGCCACGACCCGGACGGCGCGTACGTGCGTCGCTGGGTGCCGGAGCTGGCGGCCCTGGGCGCGCGCGAGATCCACGACCCGTCGCCCGCCGCCCGCCGCCGCTGCGGCTACCCGGATCCGATCGTGGACCACGCCGTGGCCCGCCACCGCGTGATGGCGGCGTTCCGCGGCCTGAAGTGA
- a CDS encoding cupin domain-containing protein, protein MKIKNLADVPRETVTMDGVLGATKQLVMGSADGVPNFSLRVFTVEKGGHTPCHSHPSEHLNYVISGHGELRDAAGAVHPLAPGDFAFVSPHETHQFRNAGDEPFVFVCAVPRQYE, encoded by the coding sequence TTGAAGATCAAGAACCTCGCCGACGTGCCGCGCGAGACCGTGACGATGGACGGCGTGCTCGGCGCCACCAAGCAGCTCGTCATGGGCTCGGCCGACGGCGTGCCCAACTTCTCGCTGCGCGTGTTCACCGTGGAGAAGGGCGGCCACACGCCCTGCCACAGCCACCCCTCGGAGCACCTGAACTACGTCATCAGCGGGCACGGCGAGCTGCGCGACGCCGCCGGCGCGGTCCACCCGCTGGCGCCCGGCGACTTCGCCTTCGTCTCCCCGCACGAGACGCACCAGTTCCGCAACGCGGGCGACGAGCCCTTCGTCTTCGTCTGCGCCGTGCCCCGGCAGTACGAATGA
- a CDS encoding acyltransferase has translation MFEAFKRLRWDWRDDIGRFNLLNAVWMRTPGTLGFIWRNQHVPRRFLAAGRGIIIHEGVRYRGVHKIRCGDRVEIGVGCFLQASGGLRLGDDTILGPGVKIWTVNHRFADLRKAIQDQGFEYDPVTIGRGCWLGADVFVMPGVDLPEGCVVAARSVLAKKAYPPFSILAGYPARVVGRRDVPGTAARAEVESLMEAVGA, from the coding sequence GTGTTCGAAGCCTTCAAGCGGTTGCGCTGGGACTGGCGCGACGACATCGGCCGCTTCAACCTGCTCAACGCCGTCTGGATGCGCACCCCCGGCACCCTCGGTTTCATCTGGCGCAACCAGCACGTGCCGCGGCGCTTCCTCGCCGCCGGCCGGGGCATCATCATCCACGAGGGCGTCCGCTACCGCGGCGTGCACAAGATCCGCTGCGGCGACCGCGTCGAGATCGGCGTCGGCTGCTTCCTGCAGGCCAGCGGCGGCCTGCGTCTGGGCGACGACACGATCCTCGGCCCCGGCGTGAAGATCTGGACCGTCAACCACCGCTTCGCCGACCTGCGAAAGGCGATCCAGGACCAGGGTTTCGAATACGATCCGGTGACGATCGGGCGCGGTTGCTGGCTGGGCGCCGACGTCTTCGTGATGCCCGGCGTCGACCTGCCCGAGGGTTGCGTCGTGGCCGCGCGCAGCGTGTTGGCGAAGAAGGCCTACCCGCCGTTCTCGATCCTGGCCGGCTACCCGGCGCGCGTCGTGGGCCGGCGCGACGTCCCCGGTACGGCGGCGCGGGCCGAGGTCGAGAGCCTGATGGAGGCGGTGGGAGCATGA
- a CDS encoding nucleoside-triphosphatase → MLLIAVTGPVGSGKTTLLATLAAWSRAQGLAPDGFLARAVRRANPLLGAAGYELEWVADGRVMPFAERSGPGRPAYVFCADTLNAARVWATGLRDEAPRPLVVLDEFGLLEARGEGHLALWPDLAAAEPEVVVISVRTDVLDAVKQRLGRPFDLVIDAGDPDAWEKLRSACREHRDWMRVGGYGAGAGGLEMSLGSALHGMKIPLRGLLMSSLQSSVMTLAGSGLGRRGRVVWVPLIAAGLKALSPAGSRLRPMLAISMQGLLYGGSVTVLGWNALGVGLGGFLIGVWAASQGIMLQWLLVGEHLLRAYDALTGWVAHHWHVGAPALGAVIAGWIVLWGAVASAATLVTWRRRSLPRRFQELMSRRLEGLRDPDAPPPTRRQAVLSGLRDLSRPAFWLPLLVIAAVVLAAGASWSDAAWMGVRAVTLGFLIFTAARSFEPRRLAAWLRRRGHWGPAVALEKALRGRERHRG, encoded by the coding sequence ATGCTGCTGATCGCCGTCACCGGTCCCGTCGGCTCGGGCAAGACCACCCTGCTGGCCACGCTCGCCGCCTGGTCGCGCGCGCAGGGCCTCGCCCCGGACGGCTTCCTGGCCCGCGCCGTGCGCCGCGCCAACCCCCTGCTCGGCGCCGCGGGCTACGAGCTGGAGTGGGTCGCCGACGGGCGCGTCATGCCCTTCGCCGAGCGCTCCGGCCCCGGGCGACCCGCCTACGTCTTCTGCGCCGACACCCTGAACGCCGCCCGCGTCTGGGCGACGGGCCTGCGCGACGAGGCGCCCCGCCCCCTGGTCGTGCTCGACGAGTTCGGCCTGCTCGAGGCCCGCGGCGAGGGCCACCTGGCCCTGTGGCCCGACCTGGCGGCGGCCGAGCCCGAGGTCGTGGTGATCTCCGTGCGCACCGACGTGCTCGACGCCGTCAAGCAGCGCCTGGGCCGCCCCTTCGACCTCGTGATCGACGCCGGGGACCCCGACGCCTGGGAGAAGCTGCGCAGCGCGTGCCGCGAGCACCGCGACTGGATGCGCGTCGGCGGCTACGGCGCCGGCGCGGGCGGCCTGGAGATGAGCCTGGGCTCGGCGCTGCACGGCATGAAGATCCCGCTGCGCGGCCTGCTGATGTCCAGCCTGCAGTCCTCGGTGATGACGCTGGCCGGCTCCGGCCTGGGCCGGCGCGGGCGCGTGGTCTGGGTGCCGCTGATCGCCGCGGGGCTCAAGGCGCTGTCGCCGGCGGGCAGCCGCCTGCGGCCGATGCTCGCGATCTCGATGCAGGGCCTGCTCTACGGAGGCTCGGTCACGGTGCTGGGTTGGAACGCGCTCGGCGTGGGGCTGGGCGGCTTCCTGATCGGCGTCTGGGCCGCGTCGCAGGGCATCATGCTGCAGTGGCTGCTGGTGGGCGAACACCTGCTGCGCGCCTACGATGCGCTGACCGGCTGGGTCGCGCACCACTGGCACGTGGGCGCGCCGGCGCTGGGCGCGGTCATCGCCGGCTGGATCGTGCTGTGGGGCGCCGTCGCCAGCGCCGCCACCCTGGTCACCTGGCGCCGCCGTTCGCTGCCGCGCCGCTTCCAGGAACTCATGTCCCGCCGGCTCGAGGGCCTGCGCGACCCCGACGCCCCGCCCCCGACGCGCCGCCAGGCCGTGCTCAGCGGCCTGCGCGACCTGTCGCGTCCCGCCTTCTGGCTGCCGCTGCTGGTCATCGCCGCGGTGGTCCTGGCCGCCGGCGCGTCCTGGAGCGACGCCGCCTGGATGGGCGTGCGCGCCGTCACCCTGGGCTTCCTCATCTTCACCGCGGCCCGCTCCTTCGAACCTCGCCGCCTGGCCGCCTGGCTGCGCCGGCGCGGCCACTGGGGCCCCGCCGTGGCCCTGGAGAAGGCGCTGCGCGGGCGCGAGCGTCACCGCGGCTGA
- a CDS encoding molybdopterin-dependent oxidoreductase gives MPAPSDHRSVGAPVPRLDAWGKVTGATRFLPDEPHPDAWLGAAVRSPLPHARLVSVTKTAAFPAQALLLAAADLPCANLVAMVREDLPLLAAEEIRFATQPVALVAAPDRDTLKAALAAVAVELEELPAVLDLDAALRGEGPVWGADNIVAEYRIDRGDPDAVFADAATVVEGTYYTGYQEHMYLEPQGIVATPRPDGGVEILGSLQCPYYIHSAMKRALGLDGDRIVVRQSPTGGAFGGKEDYPSILALQAAVLAMRCGHPVSMIYERREDVACTTKRHPSRTRYRSAFDGEGRLLAVDIDLVLDAGAYTTLSPVVLSRGVLHVAGPYRIPHARIRGRTVATHTPPNGAFRGFGVPQAAFACERQMDRAARRLGLDPAELRRRNLVRDGDTFVFGQTLRPGMAAADLVLERALERSGYAQRKREAREGNERGGALRRGVGVTLCLHGGGFTGDGEDRIKGRAAVRLDPDGAVTLLVSSVEMGQGAATVLPQIAAEALGVPVARIRFHQPDTSAVPDSGPTVASRTTMVVGRILVAACRELMDKARAFAGDKCADPLAAAAHAGLSATATYEPDPDIAWDQAHHHGDAYQGWSWAAAVAEVEVDVDTMEVRPVKLTHVVEIGRAVNPVLCVGQVEGGTLQGLAWGHLEEMKLKDGRYLNDRMSTYIIPTSLDAPDFDVELAELPSPRGPFGAKGLGELPMNAGAPALAAAIEDALTLSGGQGVEVFEAPVTPEILLRRWREVRR, from the coding sequence ATGCCCGCACCCAGCGACCACCGCAGCGTCGGCGCTCCCGTCCCCCGCCTGGACGCCTGGGGCAAGGTGACCGGCGCCACCCGGTTCCTGCCGGACGAGCCACATCCCGACGCCTGGCTCGGCGCCGCCGTCCGCTCGCCGCTCCCGCACGCGCGCCTGGTCTCGGTCACGAAGACCGCGGCGTTCCCGGCACAGGCCTTGTTGCTGGCCGCCGCGGACCTGCCCTGCGCCAACCTGGTGGCGATGGTCCGCGAGGATCTGCCGCTGCTCGCCGCCGAAGAGATCCGCTTCGCCACCCAGCCCGTCGCGCTGGTCGCCGCCCCCGACCGCGACACCCTGAAGGCCGCCCTGGCCGCCGTCGCCGTCGAACTCGAGGAGCTGCCGGCCGTCCTGGACCTCGACGCCGCCTTGCGCGGCGAGGGCCCGGTCTGGGGCGCGGACAACATCGTCGCCGAGTACCGCATCGACCGCGGCGACCCCGATGCCGTCTTCGCCGACGCCGCGACGGTCGTCGAGGGCACCTACTACACCGGCTACCAGGAGCACATGTACCTCGAGCCGCAGGGAATCGTCGCGACCCCGCGCCCCGACGGCGGCGTCGAGATCCTCGGCTCCCTGCAGTGTCCCTACTACATCCACAGCGCGATGAAGCGCGCCCTGGGCCTCGACGGCGACCGCATCGTGGTGCGGCAGTCGCCCACCGGCGGCGCCTTCGGGGGCAAGGAGGACTACCCGTCCATCCTGGCCCTGCAGGCCGCCGTGCTGGCCATGCGCTGCGGGCATCCGGTGTCGATGATCTACGAGCGGCGCGAGGACGTCGCCTGCACGACCAAGCGGCACCCGTCGCGCACGCGCTACCGCTCGGCCTTCGACGGGGAAGGCAGGCTGCTGGCCGTCGACATCGATCTGGTGCTCGACGCCGGCGCCTACACGACCTTGAGCCCCGTGGTCCTGTCGCGCGGCGTGCTGCACGTGGCCGGCCCCTACCGCATCCCGCACGCGCGCATCCGCGGCCGCACCGTGGCCACGCACACCCCGCCCAACGGGGCCTTCCGCGGCTTCGGCGTGCCGCAGGCCGCGTTCGCCTGCGAGCGGCAGATGGACCGCGCGGCGCGCCGGCTCGGGCTGGATCCCGCCGAGCTGCGCCGGCGCAACCTGGTGCGCGACGGGGACACCTTCGTCTTCGGGCAGACGCTGCGGCCGGGCATGGCCGCGGCCGACCTGGTGCTCGAGCGCGCGCTGGAGCGCTCCGGCTACGCGCAGCGCAAGCGCGAGGCGCGCGAAGGCAACGAGCGGGGCGGCGCCCTGCGCCGCGGCGTGGGCGTGACCCTCTGCCTGCACGGCGGCGGCTTCACCGGCGACGGCGAGGACCGCATCAAGGGCCGGGCGGCGGTGCGTCTCGACCCCGACGGCGCCGTGACCCTGCTGGTCAGCAGCGTCGAGATGGGACAGGGCGCGGCCACCGTGCTGCCGCAGATCGCGGCCGAGGCCCTCGGGGTGCCCGTCGCGCGGATCCGCTTCCACCAGCCCGACACCTCGGCCGTGCCCGACTCGGGGCCGACGGTGGCGTCGCGCACCACGATGGTCGTCGGGCGCATCCTGGTCGCGGCCTGCCGGGAACTCATGGACAAGGCCCGCGCCTTCGCCGGCGACAAGTGCGCCGACCCGCTCGCGGCCGCCGCCCACGCCGGCCTGTCGGCGACCGCGACCTACGAGCCGGATCCCGACATCGCGTGGGACCAGGCCCACCACCACGGCGACGCCTACCAGGGCTGGTCCTGGGCGGCGGCCGTGGCCGAGGTCGAGGTCGACGTCGACACCATGGAGGTGCGGCCGGTCAAGCTGACCCACGTCGTGGAGATCGGTCGCGCCGTCAACCCCGTGCTCTGCGTCGGGCAGGTCGAGGGCGGCACGCTGCAGGGCCTGGCCTGGGGCCACCTCGAGGAGATGAAGCTCAAGGACGGCCGCTACCTGAACGACCGCATGTCCACCTACATCATCCCCACGAGCCTCGACGCCCCCGACTTCGACGTGGAGCTGGCGGAGCTGCCCAGCCCGCGCGGCCCCTTCGGGGCCAAGGGCCTGGGCGAGCTGCCGATGAACGCCGGCGCGCCGGCGCTGGCCGCTGCGATCGAGGACGCGCTCACGCTGTCCGGGGGACAGGGCGTCGAGGTGTTCGAGGCCCCGGTCACGCCCGAGATCCTGCTGCGACGCTGGCGGGAGGTGCGCCGATGA
- a CDS encoding NAD(P)-dependent oxidoreductase, with product MTVESKQAMDMRLPGILVTGASGFVGRHFLEAANGKFRLFCLARRSQFEAGVPHLENQRWTQVDIAHRDALLDVARCIEEHGGADHVLHLAGYYDFTYRDHLEYERTNVVGTQNVLDLAEAIGARHFIYSSSLAACRFPAAGASLTEDSEPDADFPYARSKRDAERLIRDHPGGFRRSILRLAAIYSDWCEYPPVYAFLHTWLSDDWNSRFLGGRGKSAVPYLHIHDLTALLLRVAEVAEDLPPCSVFNASPSHATSHQDLYCAATRFLHGLECRPVHVPRALAYPAVALRQYALDLLGRPPFERTWMMRYIDRELRVDASRTQAQLGWAPTPRYDLKRRLLILVENMKSHPELWRLRNEAAIVHAARRPNLVMFSHLRQARERIVLDVTAAIRREQRDRDFRDYGRMTEASLQAYVTLFFEVLVGAMRTRDRTLVRTYARLLAYHRRRQGFAFEHVCVAVNAFRGVIRGSLVGIGDPDVTPALVNEYVDLSLQLALDEIEETYAQLEARGVGQDDRAGDVDLLANDLEMVRLVEELHDVCREGWDVDSLFCERAPDGAHGEPAGV from the coding sequence ATGACGGTCGAGAGCAAGCAGGCCATGGACATGCGGTTGCCGGGCATCCTGGTGACCGGCGCGTCCGGTTTCGTCGGCCGCCACTTCCTGGAGGCGGCGAACGGCAAGTTCCGTCTGTTCTGCCTCGCACGCCGCTCCCAATTCGAGGCGGGCGTGCCGCACCTGGAGAACCAGCGCTGGACGCAGGTCGACATCGCCCACCGCGACGCGCTGCTGGATGTCGCCCGCTGCATCGAGGAGCACGGGGGCGCCGACCACGTGCTGCACCTCGCGGGGTACTACGATTTCACCTACCGGGATCATCTCGAGTACGAACGGACCAACGTCGTCGGGACGCAGAACGTGCTCGACCTCGCCGAGGCGATCGGCGCCCGTCACTTCATCTACAGCAGTTCGCTCGCGGCCTGCCGGTTCCCCGCCGCGGGGGCGAGCCTCACCGAGGACAGCGAGCCGGACGCGGACTTCCCCTACGCCCGCAGCAAGCGCGACGCGGAACGGCTCATCCGCGACCATCCCGGGGGCTTCCGGCGCAGCATCCTGCGCCTGGCCGCGATCTACAGCGACTGGTGCGAGTACCCGCCGGTGTACGCCTTCCTGCACACCTGGCTCTCCGACGACTGGAACTCGCGTTTTCTCGGCGGCCGGGGGAAAAGCGCCGTGCCGTACCTGCACATCCACGACCTGACCGCGCTGCTGCTGCGGGTCGCGGAGGTGGCGGAGGACCTGCCGCCGTGTTCCGTCTTCAACGCCAGCCCGTCGCACGCGACGTCGCACCAGGATCTCTACTGCGCGGCCACGCGGTTCCTGCACGGCCTGGAGTGCCGCCCCGTCCACGTCCCGCGCGCGCTCGCCTACCCGGCCGTGGCGCTGCGGCAGTATGCCCTCGATCTGCTCGGGCGGCCGCCCTTCGAGCGCACCTGGATGATGCGCTACATCGACAGGGAGCTGCGGGTCGACGCGTCGCGGACGCAGGCGCAGCTCGGCTGGGCGCCCACGCCGCGGTACGACCTGAAGCGCCGGCTGCTGATCCTGGTCGAGAACATGAAGTCCCACCCCGAGCTGTGGCGGCTGCGGAACGAGGCGGCGATCGTCCACGCCGCGCGGCGGCCCAACCTCGTCATGTTCAGCCACCTGCGGCAGGCGCGGGAACGGATCGTCCTGGACGTGACCGCCGCGATCCGCCGCGAGCAGCGCGACCGCGACTTCCGGGACTACGGGCGCATGACGGAGGCGTCGCTCCAGGCCTACGTCACCCTGTTCTTCGAGGTGCTGGTGGGGGCGATGCGCACGCGCGACCGCACGCTGGTGCGGACCTACGCGCGGCTCCTGGCCTACCACCGCCGGCGGCAGGGCTTCGCCTTCGAGCACGTGTGCGTCGCCGTCAACGCCTTCCGGGGCGTCATCCGCGGCAGCCTGGTCGGGATCGGGGATCCCGACGTCACGCCGGCGCTCGTCAACGAGTACGTGGACCTCAGCCTGCAGCTCGCGCTCGACGAGATCGAGGAGACGTACGCGCAGCTCGAGGCCAGGGGCGTCGGGCAGGACGACCGCGCCGGCGACGTCGACCTCCTGGCCAACGACCTCGAGATGGTGCGGCTGGTCGAGGAACTGCACGACGTCTGCCGCGAGGGCTGGGACGTCGACAGCCTCTTCTGCGAGAGGGCGCCGGACGGCGCCCACGGGGAGCCCGCGGGGGTCTGA